The genomic segment ccgcaattactttttaggcaaccaatagtttatttgatagatttcctttatagaactgtcaaataaacttactttaaagctgcattaaattttgtgaataccggtgtcaGTATTTATGAAAGAACCGGTGCCGATCGGCTCTCcccctcgataccgctgattgtccgcaactacCGCTGCAGCTTCTCCGTATGAAACATTCCACAGCCTGTGGACGCTCGCAGCTAATTTTCTTGTGACAACGATGAACACGGTTGTAAATATTTGTCTTACAatagctgtgttcgggaactcaacaatttgtaaaatttttctgggactttttttgccagcagaaatttgcaactttgagcagatgttttgtaaaggtcagctgttttatgaaaagcagccgttacatgaaaatacaaaagctaacgcaaaatggatcaaaaaaggcagaggtaagtaaaaaatataaatattgtttattggtaattattaaagttgtttaatttttatttacttttaatgaagattcatAGCAGAAGCTAGTGTTCATGTacagaaaactcgacaaatgaagtTGTTCGTCCAAGTTATCTTTTTCAGCacaacaagtgtacttttgtttaaggtgatggcatgtaaaaccATTCAAAACCATAATCTTGTGattagatatccaccgcccagaagccgtAAGGTGGATCTGCATGATCTATTGTATAGAACGAGTGGTTTAGCGGTACAAGAGAGAATCTCTAGATCTGGCAGCATATCAAGCGGATCTATactacattcatgcagacatggtaaCAGGTGCGGTGAATAGCTTTTGgctgaatgtggtccttgggaAATGACCGCCACCAATTGCACATGAAGAAATAGACTTTTcctggcaaaccagagtagttctggcttagTGACGAtcaggcagatgcagccgcctcaattcctacagagcaaggattgatgccagacacacgtcatctgtttaactgcccagccagacccactcgactctaGACTTAGATGCCCTGGACGTAGTCCACGTTagacgcagagttcctggatctgaaaGTTAAACAGAAACCAGCGGACGAAAGATAGagcataacacactgctacaacaacaacacctttTGCTAACACAAGCTATTGCAGAATTTTTCTACGacatttttgggtattttctacccattcggcgTTAAGTTCCAATTTCTGTCATAAGTTAcaaatgcattaaaaaaaatcagataCCATAATGTGTGTTCATTTTTTTGGTGTGCtgaatatttgaaaattccCAAAAACAAATGGTGGCACAATGTGTACACTAAACAAGATAGTGCACAGTGAtcaaaaaagttaattttgaaTTAAATCGAATCTAGATTAACACATAGAAACCAAAATAGCTTATAAAATATTCCAATTTGTTACTTAAAACAGCTGGTGACACTATCTTGCTCAGTATATCATTGTTTAAATTGTTTCTACCAGGTTGTCATGTGGTATgtattcatttatatattttcaatgattgTTTATTTCatctatatattttttgtttttttttttttttttttgttcatagtgtATCTCGCTCAGTGTTACCAATTAGTTATTAGCGTTTTCTTAATTTTCTGGTTTTGCATTTTACTTCTAGTTATATAtactttgcttttgtttttagtttcaaTAAATAATGTTTACATTTTTGCATTCAATAAAGAGTGAGTACTGGTGTAATAATTCAATTATGTAATTAGAATAAGATAAGGACAAAGGTGTGGAACAAGGACGGAAGTTAGGTgttggaaaacaataaaacgCTTCCGTAtcgtttttctgttttgttttgaacTTAAGCAACAAAAACGAattaactttgaatttttatcaaTTAAATACAAGCTTCAATTTGGCCACTTAAAGTAGATAATACTATTAACTTCATAGCTTCAGGAAATTCCtatacaaattttgcaaaagaaaatattataatGGTGAATAGATATTTTGCTGTTGGTTTTTCGTATTCTTTATTATTGTGTTTtaggatttttgaattttttttttaaatatatgctttttgttgatttttattATTGCCTACTGATTTCTTACTACTCAAACAAAAAGGAGAAATTATTTACTTCTTTAATATTGCATTATTGTTTTGCTTTCTTTGCTACTATTCTTTGttctttttctcaaaaaaaacccaaaattatgttatttagtTTAtcatcattttaaaatttacagagagagaattagaaaaaaaactagacaagttttttttttatttatttttgttttaatttacccATTTTGCAAGAATATCCTGAAACAAAAAAAGGCCGTTGGATTAAAATGATGCATAaagatttttcaaacaaaaaactatACCTTCATATCATCCATTTCCTCGTCTGATGATGAATGTGATAGACCGTTATAGGTTTTAAAAgtaacatttttcataaaatttttcaaaaagctAGCACTCATTTGACCAAATTTGTAGGGGACCACTGGATCAAAATCACCATGACATTGGAATATCTTTCAAAGCAGAAAACGGGGGAGggaaaaataaacatttcaaaatttcttctgCCTTGTTTGGATATACAtgcatatatatacatttttgttttttaacttaCCGGTATCTCATCGGAATTTTTCTTCAAACCCGGAAATTGTTTATGCAAAGGCAACCAACAGGATAATGCCACAACACCTGCCAATGGTTTGCTGTAGGTCAACGCGGAATACAAGGCTAAAGCTCCACCTTGTGAGAAACCGCCCAAGACAATACGTTCTGCTGGTACTCCTTTTTCGATCTCTGTATTGATCATGGTATGTATATTGGCAGAGGCTGCTTTAATGCCCTCCTCATCTTCGGGTCCTGAGATATCCAATGTTTTTAGATCAAACCATGAGGGCATACGAAAACCAGCGTTTAACGAAACCGGTTGTGTGGGAGCTGTGGGACACACCACCTTCATGCAAGCTGGCCGAATGGCAGCCAAAGCACTGCTCCAGCCATGTctgcaaaatcaaaaatataaaaaaaaatattattttcggTTGAGGAAAACCCTGTAACTCTATCACCAGGGGTTATTGTTATAAGGATGTTATAAAATAGCTAGCTAGAGCCCACTCGACAAAATATTCTTGAAAAATTTACAGTGTACACTTCGCAGacattttttgacaatttttatgaaacaaattgacttggaaattttttccaaaatgaaTTTCTCAAAATAACCACGGCGCCTACAACGTGAAACAACGTTCCACAGCGATAGAGTCTACGGATCAGAATAACATTGCTGTACCTCGCAAGGATCGCTATGGCTTGAagttgtgtggtgttcattgttgtctTGAGAATCTCTTCTGATAGCAACCGGACgtttccacaggttgcgaatagtagAATACTCTGTATGTATACAAGGTAACTGCAATTGTAATTGCGGATAATCAGCAGTATTGAGTGAAGAGTGTCAATTAGAGATCAATTGGACCGAATGCTATATAACATCGTATTCTACAGGGAAGGGCAGCATGTGCCATGCGACTTCCGTGAATGGAAACAGTGTTGTACTGAACGAGGATTTTATTCCCAATGTTATTCAGCTATGGTTATTCCttcactaatgctggcaacaattaTAAGGTTTTCAGCCATGTAAAACCTAGTCAGtttggactaggctataaaaatgagctcacttatataatgattattgagcttaaaactttaatctgACAACACTGATTGATGTGATAGAAATCTTCCCGCTGTGACTTAATGATAGATATATAAAGCCACGAAATGACAAGAAGTTGGCAAGAAATAGCGGAAAGAAACTGAGTAAAGATTTTAGACCAGCATGCCTAAGTTacacccatggcagccggttgtacgcaccgaatTGACCCCATGGaatccgatcttgctctggcctcacttcaccaCGGGActatagtcatactggttatgtcgcaaggtgatgtgcgaacatagccagcagtgggtcacaagcttcgtcgtcgtcggactatgtgacaccccgacctctcccgtacggcaatttacgcaacggcagcatcccagcccaaatattgccaggccagtgtcgagaaatgtatcgtttttgcagttaaactgcaagggacttcgtggcaagatcgatgagattgtggactccatgagtcggaagagcatctTTTTCTCAGCGATCcaagagacaaagctgaccaacacctgtatcttgcacagttgtcacggttacaatgtgctacgtaagaatcgctcaaggaatggaggtgggggattggccttcgttatacaccatttcGTGCAATGTAGACCTATTtcgcctgcgcatggcgctagcgacccctacatggaatgcatgggggtagcagtcaggtaggtagcgaccagcgtggcatagctttggcagagcagattgaaagctccacgttttgcacggtgaatgaggatgccacCACTAGGTTTACGACGAGGTGCAGCACCTCGCCAGATATCTCCATTGCATCACCTGATCTCCTgaatgacgtatcctggcaagtcgtcatctctttggggtcagaccacctccctataattctcaccatcgactgaCCACCAGACATCATAACCTccgagcgccggacgtttatcaatcataagaaggccgattgggctggcttcagagagtataccaatcgccgcttcagtgaactgccaccgccctctgatgtgcttgtggccgagaggaaattccgagacatcattaacgcagcagccactcgctttataccagccggtcgaataccccaagtgtggcccaatttcccggcgcaagcagtgatactcgcagacgagcgtggtGGGATTCGTgatatggaccccgctaaccacAGAATCAgcaagctgaatctggaaataaacagggtagtcaacgaacataagcggaatttgtggctggaacacttggagcaatgtaacttaggcaccggtgtaggcaaaccatggtctactgttaagtcactctcgaaccccggtagacgggatgacagcaCCTCAGTCAcctttggcgaaataaccgtgactgatccgaagagatgctccAGGTtcttcaaccgtcaatttattgtgcatcccaaagagagacagggcaaggagagccattcgccgtattcgtgttctccgagccgatgaacagccatcacaatttaccgtgggcgaagttacgaatgtcatccgtggcgccaaatcatctaaggcgttgggccccgacggaatctctacattgatgttgaaaaatctgtattcacctggagttgagtaccttaccactgtcctcaacctgtctttgaacactcttatagttcccgatg from the Stomoxys calcitrans chromosome 1, idStoCalc2.1, whole genome shotgun sequence genome contains:
- the LOC106094201 gene encoding acyl-protein thioesterase 1 isoform X2, whose amino-acid sequence is MSIAPVIVEATAKHTATLIFMHGLGDTGHGWSSALAAIRPACMKVVCPTAPTQPVSLNAGFRMPSWFDLKTLDISGPEDEEGIKAASANIHTMINTEIEKGVPAERIVLGGFSQGGALALYSALTYSKPLAGVVALSCWLPLHKQFPGLKKNSDEIPIFQCHGDFDPVVPYKFGQMSASFLKNFMKNVTFKTYNGLSHSSSDEEMDDMKDILAKWVN
- the LOC106094201 gene encoding acyl-protein thioesterase 1 isoform X1; this encodes MSIAPVIVEATAKHTATLIFMHGLGDTGHGWSSALAAIRPACMKVVCPTAPTQPVSLNAGFRMPSWFDLKTLDISGPEDEEGIKAASANIHTMINTEIEKGVPAERIVLGGFSQGGALALYSALTYSKPLAGVVALSCWLPLHKQFPGLKKNSDEIPIFQCHGDFDPVVPYKFGQMSASFLKNFMKNVTFKTYNGLSHSSSDEEMDDMKDILAKWTNDYSNVTPRKRSTASNVEQCCHIL